The Ignavibacteriota bacterium region TAACAGATGAAATGTTACGGACGGAAGTAGTGCCGAAAATTGTTTATTGGATGAATGGAGGAGTTTCGGGGAGAACCGACACAGTGTTGATTGTTAATTCAAACGGTGTTGCTACAAGCAGGTTTGGTTATCCAACCATTGACAGAGTGTTAGCAGATAGTGAGTACCAGTCAATCATTTCTTTATTTAACGGTTTTGACACTTTGTCAGAATCAGATTTTTACATCAAAGCAAGATGCAGAGATCAGCAGTATGATCATATAGTGCTCATAAATGATACCTCTGCAAAAATGGTATCAATCGATCTCTGTTCTTTTGGCATGGATTCAACATCTGTAGCGGTTAATAGAATACGAAACCTACGTAATGTTTTGTGGAATTTATCTAAAACTATTTACAAAGAAGATAACCCATGGCGAGGTGTTACCGTTCAGTATTCAACCAACAAAAGTGTTTATCATCTGAACGAACCTATTCAAATAAATATTCTAATTAAAAATCCAACAGACGTAGTTAGGACATTATACTTTTTCTATCACCAAAGATTTACTTTTTCGATAGGTGGTACAACTCCGCCTTATTTTTTATTTCATTACCCAAAGCCTGGTTCGATTGACGAGACGAAGTCTACGTTAATTCTCCAACCTAATAGTCAGCATGAAATTACGTATGAGTGGGATTATGAAAGTGATACATCTATAACTCTTGCCCCGACAAAATACAGAATATCTCTTGATCTTCTAGCAGGTCAATACAATTATGAATTCAGGCTTGATGAGCCACTCATGATTGAAATTACTGAAAGAATGAAATAATGTAGCAGGATAGAGGGATTCTAACATATCCTCGGCAATTGCTCACCCGTAAGCATATCCACAATCCGTGTCCCGCCGATGCGGCTGTTCATCACGACAAGTCCGGCATGGTCGGTAACTACTTCGCCAATGATGACACTTTCTTTTCCAAGCGTATTCTTTTTCATCGTTTCTAGAACTCGTTCTGCATGAAAGGGAGGAACAAACGCGAGGAGTTTTCCTTCGTTGGCGATGTACAGTGGGTCAAGTCCAAGGATTTCGCACGCGCCTTGAACTCCTTCGGGAACGGGAATATCGTTTTCGTTGATGACGATTCCGACTTTAGCAGTTCCGGCAATTTCATTCAGCGCGCTTGCAACGCCGCCGCGTGTCGGGTCTCGCAGAACGTGAATATCGTTGCACGTGTTTAGCATTTCGGAAACTAATCCGTTCAACGGCGCTGTATCGCTGATGACGGGAGATGAAAATTCTAATCCTTCCCGTACCGACATGATTGCGATACCATGCATTCCAATCGCTCCGCTCAAAATAATTTTATCTCCCACTGCTGCACGTTTCGGATTGATGTTCACTCCATTTTCAATCACACCAATGCCGGAGGTATTTATAAAAATCTTATCCCCCTTACCGCGTTCAACCACTTTCGTATCGCCTGTTACCAAAGTGACTCCGGCGTTCGTAGCAGCGTTCTTCATCGAACAGACAACTTGCCAGAGTTCTTCCATCGAAAATCCTTCTTCGATAATAAATCCGGCAGAAAGATAGAGTGGTTTCGCGCCGCACATTGCCAAATCATTTACTGTCCCATAGATGGCGAGTTCGCCGATGTTTCCTCCCGGAAAAAATATCGGGTTGACGACATACGAATCCGTCGAGAAAGCCAATCGAGTTCCTTCAACCGAAAGTATCGCTCCGTCATGAAGCGGTTCCAGTAATTCATTGTTGAACTGTGAAAGAAAGAAACTGTGAATCAACCGTTGAGAGAGTTTTCCTCCGCCACCGTGAGCAAGTAATACATGTTTGTATTCACCGATGGGTACGGGACAGGACAAATTTATTTCTGTTTGTTGCACATTCATTTCACGATTTCAAACTTTGTATTTTTTTGAGAACTTTATTAATAGCAGAAACAAGATGGTCTGCGCTGAACGGTTTCGGTAAGAATGATTCAACGATGATTCCTTCGGACAAAAGGAACTGCGCGTCTGTTTCCTGACCGCTTGCGGCGATAATCTTCACGTCGGGATTGATCTGCTTCAGTGAACGAGACAACGCTATTCCATCCATGAACGGCATGAGAATATCGGTGACAACGATTTGTATTTCTTCCCGGTGTTGCACGTAGAGATTAATCGCTTCAGTTCCGTCGTGTGCAGTAAGAATTCTGTAACCGGATGATTCCAATGTTTGAGAGGCAATATCGAGAATTGCTTCTTCATCATCCACCACCAAAATTAACTCACCGTTTCCGTGAATAAATTCAGGTCCGGGTTCAATTGGCTTCGGTGTGACCAGAGTATTTGAAGATGGAAGATAAACGGTAAATGTTGAACCGGCGCCAACGGAACTTTGTACGGTAACGAATCCGTTGTGTCCTTTCACAATTGCGTGAACAGTGGAAAGTCCCAACCCCGTACCCTTGCCAACTTCCTTTGTTGTAAAGAATGGGTCGAAAATAATATCGCGCAATTCCGAAGGAATGCCGATTCCGGTGTCCGTAACCCTGAACGCAACAAACGGACCGGGGTGCGCTTCGATATGGGTACGTCTGAATTCTTCATCAATAACAACGTTGAAAGCGGAAAGCGAGAGGATGCCTCCTTGCGGCATTGCATCGCGTGCATTGACACAGAGATTCAACAGCACCTGATGAAGTTGTGTCGGGTCTCCGGTGATTGTCCACAACTCTGTTGGAATATCAAGCACAAGCCGGAGTGTTTTCGGGAAGGTTTCCCTGATGATGTGTTCCATCTCTTTGATAACGTGCTTCGGTTGTAGCGTAAACCGTTCGCCGGAAATACCTCGAGCGAATGTCAGAACTTGTTTAATAATTTCTTTGCCGCGGTTCGCGCTTGATTCTAATGTGGTAAGAATGTTCCGGGTTTGTTCGCCGGGAAATTTTGCTTTGAGCAGTTCCACCGATAACAGAATCGGGGAGAGAACATTATTCAAATCGTGAGCGATGCCGCCGGCGAGTGTCCCGATACTTTCCAATCGTTGCATCCGTAGGAACTGAGATTCCAACAACTTCTTCTCGGAAATATCGGTGCAGACAATTAAAATCGCGGATGGCTGTTGTTGTTCATCTTTCATCAACACTAAGCGGCTATAGACGGTGATTGGTTTTCCTTCTTTTGTGAACTGTGTTCCTTCTCCCTGCCATTCACCCCGTTGCATCACATCCTTGAAAGAACTTTCTGTTACCGATTGATACTCACGGAAAATATAGGGACGCATATCTTTTCCGCGAACTTCTTTTGAATCCCACCCGTACATTTTTTCTGCGCCTTTATTCCAAAACAGCACGATGCCTTGAAGGGAGATAACGATGATAGCGTCCGTTGTAATATCCAATAAAGCGGCTTGTTCCTGCAATCGTTTTTCTACTAATTTACTTTGCGTGATGTCTGTAGCCACACCAATCAAAGCAATCTGGTTGCCGAGTTCATCGCGTACTGCTGAGGTGGAAAGATAAATCGGGAATTCTGTCCCGTCCTTTTTTCTGTTGAGGAGTTCTCCGTGCCAGCCGTTTTCATGTGTCGCCTTTAAAATTATAGAAGTCGGAACTACGGCGTTGTCTGAACGGACGATACTAATGTTTTGTCCAATGAGTTCTTCAGAAGTATAACCGTATGTTTTCAAAAAAGCATCGTTCACGAACAGGATGTAGTTTTCGTTATCGGTAATCGAGACACATTCACCGATGCTCTTGATAGCATGAGCGAGCATGTTGACGGTTTTCTCCCGCTCTTTTCGTTCGATGGCTGTTCCGAAGATATTGGCGGCGGATTTCAATGCCTCCAATTCGGCAAACGACCAATCGCGTTCCGTATAACAATCATCGAAGCCAATGAACCCCCACCATTGATGATTGACGGAAATAGGAACAACACAAATGGAACGAATCTGTTGCTGCTGAAGAATATCGCGCTCGGATTGAGGAAACTCCCTGATGTGTCCGTACACGTAGTTATCACTCGAGAGAAGTTTTATCCACCGCTCGAAACCTGCCTCCATGAGTGGAAGATTTTGTAATTCCGGGTTATCAATCTGAGGTTCGGTCTCTGCTGAAACCCATTCAAATTTCTGACTGGTAAGGAGCGTATTGTTTTCACCAACATGATTTTCAAAAATATAGACACGACTGACAGCAGTGGCTTTGCCCAATCTGGCAAGAATATTTTGAACGCTTTGTTTGAACGATTCTCCCTGCATAAAATGTTCTGTTGCAAAACTCAGCGCTTCGAGAATTGCCTCGCGACGATACAGTCCAAGTTCTGCAAGTTTTTGCTTTGTGATGTCTCTGCCGACCGACTGTACTTCGATGAGAGTTTCGTTGTTGTCGAAGATTGCACGGTCAACCCACGATTGCCATCGTATTTCTCCGGTGGGAAATAACAATTCAAGTTCCAACGATGATGTCGGGTTTTCCGGTTTGAGTATTTTCAACGCTTCGACATGATGCTGTAATATTTTCTTGATAGATGGAAATACAACTTCATATAAGTTTTTGTCTTTTAGATTTTCCGGTTCCTGGTTGACCATTCTGCTAAAGGCATCGTTGACGAACGTGAGTTTTCCATCAGGTGAAAACCGGATGATAAATTCTGTTTGGTCGTGAACGATTGCACGGTACCGTTCTTCGTTCAACTTTAATAATATATCTTGTTTTCTTTTTCTCCTGTTGTATATGAACCCAAAAATGAACAAAACTGTAGCCAACGTTATTATTGGTACGTAGAACAGCGGCTTCAAGTAGTATGGGGAATCAACAGCAAAAGTAAATGAGTAACCCTCGGCAGAAAAATTCCCGAACAAACCTTTTGCCTGGACAGCGAATGTATGATTTCCCGGTCGAAGGTCAACAAACATTTGCTGGTGTTCCATACTCCAGGTTGACCACGAATGTTCATCTAACCGGTATCGTGTTTCAATTTTTTTTGATGGCAATTCTCCCCAGAAACTGTACGCATTCCATTTCAGATGGAAGGAATTGTTCACGCGTGCGGGCTGTTCGATAATTGCAACGGGCGGTAATTTATTTGCGTGGTCCAAATTCAGGATTGCAGTACCGCCCCCCATTGTTCCGACAAATAATTTGTTTCCAACCTGAAGAAGGGGCCAGAGTCGAAGCGGATTGAGTCCGGTTGTAGCATCAAACCGCGACCAAATTCCGTTATTATAACAGGAAAGTCCGTTTGCTGTTGCAATCCAAATTCTGCTCAGTGAATCAATGTGAATTTCCCAAATTACATCACTAATCAAACCGTCGGCAACAGTAAAATAATGAGGGGCATCATCTTTCAAATATCCCAATCCTGTCATCTGGTCGCTGAACCAAAGAGTGTTCTGATGATCAAGCGCGAGAGTGAAAGTTCTATTTTGCCTCAATCCTTCATTCATCGTCCAATGTTTCCAACTTCCATCCTTCCGGCGACTGATTCCTCCGCTCGTTCCAAACCAGAGCGCTCCGTCTGTCCCTTCTGCGAACGCATAGACACGATTATTAATCAATCCCTGTTTTGTTGACCACTGAGAAAATTTTCCGTTTTCAAAAAGGAAAGCCCCGGGTTCGTTTTTTTCATCCGCATAATATTTAGCCATGCCGAGAAACCACAAACGATTTTTCTTGTCCTTTTTTATTTTATGAAAAAATCCCGATAAGCCTTCGTTTCGTCCGAAATGTTTCCACTGTGAACCGTCCCAGCGATACGCGCCTTCAAACGAAGAGCCACTGGAAACCCAGATGTTTCCTTGTTCATCTTCAGCCAATCCTGTTAATGATAGTGCCCTGCTTCCGGCAATTGTAGTAATATTTTCGGTTGATCCGTCGGGTTTTCGGATTTCAATCCCCTCATCAGTTGCAATCCAAAATGAACCATCGTGCGCACTGAGCAATTCTGAAATCCTATTTGACCTGCTGACCTGAGGTTTTTTCCAATAGTTCCATAACGCCGTAGTGGTAGTGTAGAGAAATAATCCCGATTCTGTGCCAACCCACAATCCGCCGGATGTTCGGTATTTCAGGAACAATATGTTGATGAGTTGTTCGGGAAGATTTTCAAGAGAGTTCCAACTGTTTTCCACTTGAACCCGAATTTCTCCTGACATGTACGAATAGAGTGGATGTGCTTTATCTAAGACATCGAGCGACTGGATGAAATCAATTCTTCCTTCTTTAGAATGACGAGGTGGTTCATTCGGTTTCCACTCCCAGAGTCCGCGTTGTTCTGCCGGATAGATTACTCCCATGATTCCACCTGTCAATGTATCTTCGGCAAGAGTTGTAACAGTCAACCCGAACGAAGGTGTTTCAATTTGTTTTGTTAGGACGGAGTCCCGAAGAGAATACACTCCTTTATCTGTTGCTATCCAGATGTTGCCGCTTCGCGTATTCCAGACTTTTCGCACACTGCCGGAATGTTGAAGTTGTGTAAATGGAGTAGCGTGGGAAAAGTTGTAATCCCAAACGTGCAAAGAAAAGTCTTCATGGATTGCAAGAAACTTGTTATTGTTGTATTGAGCAAGTTCCATTACCAATAATTGTTTTTGATGCAGGAGAAGTTTATGCAAAGTGAATCCACGCTCGTTTCCGATGTAGATATTTCCATTACTGAGTGCAAGTACTCTGCCTGTTGAATCAATAAAAAATGAATTGATTTGTTTCTGATGCAATCCGAGAGGTTTTCCAACAGGAGTCCAGAAATATCCATTGTAAAATGCCAAGCCTGAACTGGTCAATGCCCAGACAGTACCGTTCGGCGCTTCAGCGACATCGAGTACCCTGTTCGATGGCAATCCTTCATCGGTAGAAAAGCGAACCCACTGTGAGGGATTTTGAAATGGAAAGGAAAGAGAAACTACAGGAGTGAATAAAAAACAAAGAACAATAATAATGATGCACGCAGTTCGATATGCCGGTCCCATGGTCAGGTCCCCTTTTTCTTGTTACTCATTAAATGAATATGAACTTCTTGCATTTGGCTTTTCAGCAATAAGAATTGCTTTGCCGTAATATAGATGTTCTGCATTTGAGAAGCAATGTAACGGCAGGGAAATATGACGTTTTTGTGTTCCTCAAAATAAGCAAAAGTCGAATAAAGTCGGAGTTCAGTGTTTCCTTTTTACTTCATTTACCATAGATAACATTCCAAGCGAAAGAAGTGTCAGGACGATGGCAAGGATGAGCGGTGTTGTTTTATCAATATATTGCCATAACAATCCTGCAAGAAATGATGAAGGAAACGCACATAGCCCGATAACCATCTGAAATCCCCCGAGCGTACTTGCTCGGAGTTCCGGCGGTGCAAGTTCACTGACAAGAGTTTTCTGCACAGGTTCAATCGCCGCTTTGTGTAAACCATAGAGGATGAAACATCCGATGATTCCCCAGTATGTTTTCAGAAACAACAATCCGGTGCAACACAAAGTCCAAAAGCAAAACGAAACGAAGAGGATATTTTTTCTGCCGAACCTGTCAGATAATTTTCCGAACGGCATGGAGAAGGATGCCGCTACGACAGTGAAAATTAAATACAAAATCGGAAGTCCCCCTTTTTCAAATCCGGCATCAAAGGTGTAGAGAAGGAGAAATGAATAACTGAACGAGCCGATGGAAAAGAGCGCACTCAAAACAAGAAACAGGCGGAAATTTGAATCGAGTTGTTTGAAGGAAAGTCCTTTGAATGTTGTTGTTCTCGCTTTGGGGACTTCCTTAATGGACTTCACGACAAGCAACGAACCGAGAACGGAGGGAATGGCGGCAAGAAGAAAAAGATTTGAGTAACCGATTTCAATAAAGAGTAGACAGAACACGATTCCCAACACAGCGCCGAGATTGTCCATCATCTTCAGGTAGCCGAAGTTTTTTCCACGATTGGTTTCGTCGGAGACATCGGCGACGATTGCATCGCGCGGTGCGCTCCGAATTTTTCCTGCACGGTCAAGAACGCGAATCGGTAACAACATCTGCCACGATACAGTGAACGCGTATCCGACTCTTGAAACTGCGCCGAACAAATATCCGACCCAGACAAAAACTTTTCGCTTTTGTAATTTGTCCGAATAATATCCGGCAAATGCCTGAGAGAGTGAAACGATTGCATCGCCCAGACCATCAATGAAGCCAAGCATTGCCATGTTTGCGCCAAGCGCCGACGTTACAAAGAGGGGCCAAATGGGATAAATGATGTCGGAACCGAAATCATTCAGGAATGAAGCGATACCGAATGTTCGAATTGTCTTTTTTGATTCAGGTTCCTGCATGAGTTGATTATTGATGAATTACTTTGACCACAACCCGCCGGTTGATGTCATCCAATCGGCAATAGTTTCGGTAGCATGGTGAATATTGTTGTCGGAAATATCCAACTCCAATTTCGGGAGAATGGACTCATTCACAAGTTGCCGCATCATTTCTTGTTCACTGATGAATACTTCGAGATTGTCGTACTGAGACGGCTTGCCGGAAACTTTCAGACGTTGTTCACGCGCTTCACGGAACGATTCATCAGAGCGCGTGCAGAAGACAAGATGAAACCCAAGCGGGAGAAGTCGTTCTTCGAGCCATCGGAAATCATACTGCTTTCCGTACCGCTGATGTTGATACGCTTTTGTAGAAAGATGAAAGCGGTCAACAATCCATGAATAATATCGTTGCAGTTCGAACAATCGTAACCACGTTGCGTACGTTTCCATCGCAAGCGATTCTTCATGCGGCTCAAAATTGATGAGACCGCGTCCCCACGGGAAGTTCGTGAACGCGCACCACTCAGCGGAAACAAGAGGCGAATGGTATCGGTATTTTCTCGGTCCGACGATACGAGGGTGTTCGTTCAGCGCAAATGCGATTTCTGTTTTCAGCGTGAGCCGTGTTCCTTCGAGAATTATTTTTGGTGTAAGTTTCGACGACATGTGGTTGAATGTACTTCAAAGAATTGAAAGAACAAATTCAATCGTTAGTCAAAAAAAATTATTGTGGATATTTTCCAAGTACCTTCCACACCGTGCCGTGCAAACGATGGAAGAACGAAGCAGACGGGAGAAACATGAACGGGCAGTATCCTGCAATATGATTGATTCCAAGTTGTTGGCAAGAGCGTATCGCATCAGGATGGACATCTTTTATTCCTGAAATACCATAGAACCAAACCAATGAGATACCGCTCTCCGCACATTCTTGGAGGAGCGGCAATGTTCCGCCTTTTGGTGTCATGAATAACGCGGCGGCGACAGGAGGTTGAATTTCAGAAATGCGTGCATAACATTTTTTCCCATCAATTTCTGTCGCTAATGGATTGACGGGAAGAACTTCGTACCCGCGTGTGAGGAATTCTTTGTACAACATTCTGCTAAAATGTTTTGAGTCGCGGGAAACGCCGGGCATTGCAAAGCGTTTACCTTCAAGAAATTCACGGATAAGTGTTTGTGTGTTCATGGTGATTTTTTCAAAAAAATGTTCACATACGAGTTACAAGGTCATGCCATTGGCTATTTGTGCCTATGTTCGTACAGGATGGGGGATAATTATTTTGAGTTTTTAAGTCGAGTTGTTTCATGGTTTCCTTCGGTATTGTGATACGGGATGAAAACTTTCCTTCTCTTATGAGTGTGTTGCCAAATGGTCATTGCGAGCGAAGCGAAGCAATCTCGCTATCGAAAGTAAAACGGAATGTGGGATTGCTTCGTCGCTTCGCTCCTCGCAATGACACTTTTCGGTATTCGGCAACACGCTCCTTATGAGTGTAAAATGGTATGAACAGTTTTCAGGAGCATTTCTGCAGTGTAGGGTTTTTGCAGGAACGAGTTCACATGTCCGCCGAGTGTATCACTGCCGGGAACATCGGTGAGCAAACCACTGGAAGCGATAATTTTTACCTCCGGGTTAATTTTTCTGATTGCGCGGATTGTTGACGACCCATCCATAACCGGCATCATCATATCAACAAGAAGAAGGTGGACTTGTCCGTTCATCTGGTTGAAGAGTGTCAGTGCATCTGCGCCGTCGTTGGCTGTGATGGCGATGTAATTATACAGGTTCAGTATTTGTTGTGTCACTTCACGAATTGAACGTTCATCATCTACGATGAGAATAATTTCGCCGTTTCCCTGTGGTAATTCTGAACGTGTTTCCTGAACTTCAGAAGATGTCACACATTCTGCCGGGAAATAGACGTTGAACGTAGTTCCTTTTCCTACCTCACTCTTGAGTGTGAGAAAACCTTTATGGTTTTGAATAATGGAATGAGCGGTGGAGAGTCCAAGCCCGGTTCCTTTGCCGACTTCTTTCGTGGTGAAGAACGGGTCGAAAATTTTATCAATGATTGCAGATGGGATTCCTGTGCCGGTATCCCGTACGGTGACCATAACATAATTTCCACTGCTTGCACCGAAATTTGCATGAGCGAGGGCTTCATCTACCACAACATTTTCTGCTTTCAAAGAAAGTGAACCACCGTCCGGCATAGCATCGCGGGCATTGACACAGAGATTCATCAACACCTGATGAATTTGTGTGACATCAGCCTGAATCATCCATAAATCTTTTGGAACGTCCGATTTGATTTCAATGAGACGGGGGAACGTTTCTTTCATCATGTCGAATAAATCACGGAGGACATGCTTTATTTGTATTGAACCGTATTTACCACCGACTCCGCGAGCGAACGTGAGAATTTGTTTGACGATTTCCCCGCCGCGTTGGGAACTCGTAGCTATCGTATCGATGATTTGCTGGTGTTCCGGTTCCTTAAAACGGTAACGCATCAGTTCCGTCGCCATTGAGATAGGCGCGAAGATATTATTTAAATCGTGTGCTATGCCGCCGGCTAACATGCCCAGACTTTCCAATCGTTGAGTGCGGAGAAATTGTTGTTCGAGTGATTTTCGCCCCGTGATATCGCGCTGCAACGCCAGGAACCCGAGTAAAGAGTTGTTTTCATCAAGTATCGGGCTAATGGATACT contains the following coding sequences:
- the hypE gene encoding hydrogenase expression/formation protein HypE, translated to MNVQQTEINLSCPVPIGEYKHVLLAHGGGGKLSQRLIHSFFLSQFNNELLEPLHDGAILSVEGTRLAFSTDSYVVNPIFFPGGNIGELAIYGTVNDLAMCGAKPLYLSAGFIIEEGFSMEELWQVVCSMKNAATNAGVTLVTGDTKVVERGKGDKIFINTSGIGVIENGVNINPKRAAVGDKIILSGAIGMHGIAIMSVREGLEFSSPVISDTAPLNGLVSEMLNTCNDIHVLRDPTRGGVASALNEIAGTAKVGIVINENDIPVPEGVQGACEILGLDPLYIANEGKLLAFVPPFHAERVLETMKKNTLGKESVIIGEVVTDHAGLVVMNSRIGGTRIVDMLTGEQLPRIC
- a CDS encoding PAS domain S-box protein, translated to MGPAYRTACIIIIVLCFLFTPVVSLSFPFQNPSQWVRFSTDEGLPSNRVLDVAEAPNGTVWALTSSGLAFYNGYFWTPVGKPLGLHQKQINSFFIDSTGRVLALSNGNIYIGNERGFTLHKLLLHQKQLLVMELAQYNNNKFLAIHEDFSLHVWDYNFSHATPFTQLQHSGSVRKVWNTRSGNIWIATDKGVYSLRDSVLTKQIETPSFGLTVTTLAEDTLTGGIMGVIYPAEQRGLWEWKPNEPPRHSKEGRIDFIQSLDVLDKAHPLYSYMSGEIRVQVENSWNSLENLPEQLINILFLKYRTSGGLWVGTESGLFLYTTTTALWNYWKKPQVSRSNRISELLSAHDGSFWIATDEGIEIRKPDGSTENITTIAGSRALSLTGLAEDEQGNIWVSSGSSFEGAYRWDGSQWKHFGRNEGLSGFFHKIKKDKKNRLWFLGMAKYYADEKNEPGAFLFENGKFSQWSTKQGLINNRVYAFAEGTDGALWFGTSGGISRRKDGSWKHWTMNEGLRQNRTFTLALDHQNTLWFSDQMTGLGYLKDDAPHYFTVADGLISDVIWEIHIDSLSRIWIATANGLSCYNNGIWSRFDATTGLNPLRLWPLLQVGNKLFVGTMGGGTAILNLDHANKLPPVAIIEQPARVNNSFHLKWNAYSFWGELPSKKIETRYRLDEHSWSTWSMEHQQMFVDLRPGNHTFAVQAKGLFGNFSAEGYSFTFAVDSPYYLKPLFYVPIITLATVLFIFGFIYNRRKRKQDILLKLNEERYRAIVHDQTEFIIRFSPDGKLTFVNDAFSRMVNQEPENLKDKNLYEVVFPSIKKILQHHVEALKILKPENPTSSLELELLFPTGEIRWQSWVDRAIFDNNETLIEVQSVGRDITKQKLAELGLYRREAILEALSFATEHFMQGESFKQSVQNILARLGKATAVSRVYIFENHVGENNTLLTSQKFEWVSAETEPQIDNPELQNLPLMEAGFERWIKLLSSDNYVYGHIREFPQSERDILQQQQIRSICVVPISVNHQWWGFIGFDDCYTERDWSFAELEALKSAANIFGTAIERKEREKTVNMLAHAIKSIGECVSITDNENYILFVNDAFLKTYGYTSEELIGQNISIVRSDNAVVPTSIILKATHENGWHGELLNRKKDGTEFPIYLSTSAVRDELGNQIALIGVATDITQSKLVEKRLQEQAALLDITTDAIIVISLQGIVLFWNKGAEKMYGWDSKEVRGKDMRPYIFREYQSVTESSFKDVMQRGEWQGEGTQFTKEGKPITVYSRLVLMKDEQQQPSAILIVCTDISEKKLLESQFLRMQRLESIGTLAGGIAHDLNNVLSPILLSVELLKAKFPGEQTRNILTTLESSANRGKEIIKQVLTFARGISGERFTLQPKHVIKEMEHIIRETFPKTLRLVLDIPTELWTITGDPTQLHQVLLNLCVNARDAMPQGGILSLSAFNVVIDEEFRRTHIEAHPGPFVAFRVTDTGIGIPSELRDIIFDPFFTTKEVGKGTGLGLSTVHAIVKGHNGFVTVQSSVGAGSTFTVYLPSSNTLVTPKPIEPGPEFIHGNGELILVVDDEEAILDIASQTLESSGYRILTAHDGTEAINLYVQHREEIQIVVTDILMPFMDGIALSRSLKQINPDVKIIAASGQETDAQFLLSEGIIVESFLPKPFSADHLVSAINKVLKKIQSLKS
- a CDS encoding MFS transporter, whose product is MQEPESKKTIRTFGIASFLNDFGSDIIYPIWPLFVTSALGANMAMLGFIDGLGDAIVSLSQAFAGYYSDKLQKRKVFVWVGYLFGAVSRVGYAFTVSWQMLLPIRVLDRAGKIRSAPRDAIVADVSDETNRGKNFGYLKMMDNLGAVLGIVFCLLFIEIGYSNLFLLAAIPSVLGSLLVVKSIKEVPKARTTTFKGLSFKQLDSNFRLFLVLSALFSIGSFSYSFLLLYTFDAGFEKGGLPILYLIFTVVAASFSMPFGKLSDRFGRKNILFVSFCFWTLCCTGLLFLKTYWGIIGCFILYGLHKAAIEPVQKTLVSELAPPELRASTLGGFQMVIGLCAFPSSFLAGLLWQYIDKTTPLILAIVLTLLSLGMLSMVNEVKRKH
- a CDS encoding CoA-binding protein; the protein is MNTQTLIREFLEGKRFAMPGVSRDSKHFSRMLYKEFLTRGYEVLPVNPLATEIDGKKCYARISEIQPPVAAALFMTPKGGTLPLLQECAESGISLVWFYGISGIKDVHPDAIRSCQQLGINHIAGYCPFMFLPSASFFHRLHGTVWKVLGKYPQ